One Malus domestica chromosome 11, GDT2T_hap1 genomic region harbors:
- the LOC139189521 gene encoding uncharacterized protein yields MEMEMEMEMEMESYMKDSNVGVGVVVGGVETPTDTANHKLAARALLKSWIPALIFGAVCQFIKAKGSWEINEIKTTEKAIATRYYCHRCRQVVTVDVETSCPSCQGGFIQACEGVASLYLAMPSESELSESGSDGESTTGLYDSNPSGFVTLDINSCDVNNEVDEQRHEKRVLVESFCQLVFILGMGRFSVF; encoded by the exons ATGGAAATGGAGATGGAGATGGAGATGGAGATGGAAAGCTATATGAAAGACAGCAATGTAGGTGTTGGCGTCGTCGTTGGTGGAGTAGAGACGCCCACTGACACTGCCAATCACAAGCTTGCTGCTCGg GCCTTGCTGAAGTCGTGGATCCCAGCCTTGATTTTTGGAGCtgtatgtcaatttataaaag CAAAAGGTAGTTGGGAGATTAACGAGATAAAGACAACGGAGAAAGCAATTGCAACTAGGTACTACTGTCACAGGTGTCGTCAAGTGGTCACTGTGGATGTCGAAACATCATGCCCTTCCTGCCAAGGCGGCTTCATCCAAGCATGCGAGGGTGTTGCCTCACTCTACCTAGCCATGCCATCCGAGTCTGAGCTTTCTGAAAGTGGTTCAGATGGAGAGAGCACCACT GGTCTTTATGATTCAAATCCCAGTGGTTTTGTTACACTTGACATTAATTCTTGCGATGTAAATAATGAGGTTGACGAGCAACGCCACGAGAAAAGGGTATTGGTCGAGAGTTTCTGTCAGCTGGTTTTTATCCTTGGGATGGGAAGGTTCTCTGTTTTCtaa